The proteins below come from a single Lodderomyces elongisporus chromosome 3, complete sequence genomic window:
- the PUP1 gene encoding proteasome core particle subunit beta 2 (MEROPS:MER0000542; BUSCO:EOG092641M3) — protein MAGLNFDNYQRNHFLTTKGFAQPKATSTGTTIVGCQFKNGVVIAADTRATAGPIVADKNCEKLHRLAPRIWCAGAGTAADTEMVTQLIASNLELHALSQNRQPRVITAVTMLKQHLFKYQGHLGAYLIVAGVDPTGAHLLSVQAHGSTDVGKYQSLGSGSLAAMAVLETKFKEDMTKEEAIALCAEAIEAGIWNDLGSGSNVDVCVMEVGKDAQLLRNYITPNVRIKKCRDYKFPLGTTAVLGQKVRDICDIEETVVTFDEGEDKMEVDATA, from the coding sequence ATGGCCGGATTAAATTTTGACAACTACCAAAGGAATCATTTCCTCACCACCAAGGGGTTTGCGCAACCAAAAGCTACATCTACAGGAACTACGATTGTTGGGTGTCAATTCAAAAATGGAGTAGTGATAGCAGCAGACACGCGAGCCACTGCGGGTCCCATCGTGGCCGACAAGAACTGTGAAAAGTTGCATAGATTGGCTCCACGAATCTGGTGTGCAGGTGCTGGTACAGCTGCAGACACAGAGATGGTGACACAACTCATTGCCTCGAATTTGGAGTTGCATGCATTGTCGCAGAATAGACAGCCACGTGTTATCACTGCCGTTACAATGTTGAAGCAACATTTGTTCAAGTACCAGGGACATTTGGGTGCTTACTTGATTGTTGCCGGTGTGGACCCTACTGGTGCCCATTTGTTATCAGTCCAAGCACATGGTTCGACAGATGTAGGAAAGTACCAGAGTTTAGGTTCGGGTTCTTTGGCAGCCATGGCTGTTTTGGAGACCAAGTTTAAAGAGGATATGACAAAGGAAGAGGCCATTGCTTTGTGTGCCGAGGCAATTGAAGCAGGTATCTGGAATGACTTGGGATCGGGATCCAATGTCGATGTATGTGTTATGGAAGTTGGCAAGGATGCGCAATTATTGAGAAACTACATAACACCAAATGTAAGGATAAAGAAATGCAGGGACTACAAGTTCCCACTTGGCACCACTGCTGTCTTGGGTCAAAAAGTGCGTGATATTTGTGATATTGAAGAGACTGTGGTGACATTTGACGAAGGTGAAGATAAAATGGAGGTAGATGCAACAGCTTGA
- a CDS encoding uncharacterized protein (BUSCO:EOG0926077L): MTLDDAYSFLTPAKVKILLVPINNCTVPDFNRYVYTIRHETNKHRFGAISDDDGSSNTDSADSPLIIPDFQTTPIDENQVYLHEFEPFRKVFIVIGIGPELSSDTAKTGFDHRTELRRIYSSAIVHEVIEFNENTNIKSCLYKLSFLFTDALNDFAAGYSAITLRSPVSITDSHVVTKTISKAEKRLSSGSTSFRASFNGGSIDEHILGDASTATSASGTATATPTRNTNTNSTATSTTTSTSTSTSTLAASKSSGKLKTQSKYAGRHFKLMGNLHLLAGRYSDALTSFTEGLTILKRHNDFLWLGSCIEGLSVAIFLIEYTGQTYQLSPSISSTLQITKSSLVDYNESRRRSSLESNGSKISINASATTITTTSAATATATAATASPRNSITSNGFSLPLTTSVDLNTIPFYDTLKLSLTKAIYFYGQSTSDTENMVPDVVYIECILRKLNLMVASRIGTSYDYIMETVINRTGTEIATAFPSKDILCDVDKIFLLQLVELPIDEQCRIFSYIAKVYRSLGLFRKEAFVTRFQILTLMPHLNVHNLPEAKKLIESLFKIYKINLACEGTAHDAQLHSQGSWTSLQIQVLRLALNLAEQSEDDAFLQGLCILLLTRFSHCLPFDDQLKLRDKMIGKKVTTKLPYWDPFLVRKVKYVSTRASQDVHTSTPILTRNKEIISEPFYDPYTTNKSGSHNKPDLPKIDHTVIEGELHQLKISMQNPFAFDLDINDIEVVSEGVRVVTFHELTQVVNSYSAGNSIDTSIANFNKLRVKEKRTTVTNTASSLYGGASTPFVLRAMSTEQFLVTFKATDVGKLVIKGFNIQVWRCEKQFFPIIDKEKRNEHGIKLKSVVSELGENSQQLALDKRTFASKETTHSSDLKTIDSLLATLRASATTERVSHRHLVLNVIPPQPVLRLKDLSIRNGCVMVLEGESIDFTVTLVNESMETINYLSFSFWDTAIEFFNNKLYQSPYLKADEVYELEWQLLNFKSFRVKNKDVLGEVIKPKEELVIEFELVGRKLMSQSLISLDYAHKTGSDCFTKHLDVPITVSVMPSVEIVGCDIIHVFPDSILNKSVDFINTKFEAVQRFIKEAGEIDTSEYCILVLDLKNLWNNKMQCTLSYDNFEFVSDIEISKTERFFLPIRKIKSLDYKQIPSLRNKQFIKDYNLGEQEEELMKRLFWIRQHVLDKLKISWETYKRRGSVNLRKLMITPRMASVIVLENLVVENRIVTAEGEEVASEALKTDEFYILETKITNRLSNQSLSGFINHYPAVDLGGTNGSSRQISTDRKILIEGVLQKLCPVVKPNSSIISKLSFIIVERGEYVWDTVFESKDSRFISKKPLRITAS; this comes from the coding sequence ATGACACTCGACGATGCGTATAGCTTTCTTACCCCAGCTAAGGTAAAGATACTACTAGTACCAATCAACAATTGCACAGTACCTGATTTCAACCGTTACGTGTACACTATAAGGCATGAAACCAACAAACACCGATTTGGAGCTATTAGCGACGATGACGGACTGTCTAATACTGATAGTGCTGATTCACCATTGATAATTCCTGACTTTCAAACTACCCCTATTGATGAAAACCAGGTTTATTTACATGAATTTGAACCATTCCGAAAGGTTTTCATTGTCATTGGAATTGGTCCTGAATTGTCTAGCGATACAGCCAAGACAGGTTTCGATCATCGAACAGAGTTACGGAGAATATACTCAAGTGCTATAGTGCATGAAGTTATAGAGTTCAATGAAAATACCAATATCAAGCTGTGTCTTTATAAACTTAGCTTTCTATTTACAGATGCTTTGAACGACTTTGCTGCCGGGTACTCAGCCATTACGTTAAGATCTCCGGTATCAATTACTGATAGCCATGTTGTCACTAAAACAATTAGCAAAGCAGAGAAGCGACTAAGTTCTGGGTCGACTTCTTTTAGAGCTTCTTTCAACGGAGGCTCTATTGATGAACATATACTTGGTGATGCTAGTACAGCTACATCAGCTTCTggaactgcaactgcaacaccTACTAggaatacaaatacaaattcaACTGCAACATCAActacaacatcaacatcaacttcaacttcaactttaGCAGCATCAAAGTCATCAGGAAAACTTAAAACACAATCGAAATATGCAGGAAGACATTTTAAACTTATGGGAAATTTACATTTACTAGCTGGGAGGTATAGCGATGCTTTGACAAGCTTTACAGAGGGCCTAACAATACTTAAACGACATAATGATTTCTTATGGCTAGGTAGTTGTATCGAGGGGCTTTCCGTGGCTATATTTTTAATCGAGTATACAGGTCAAACATACCAGCTTAGTCCCAGTATTAGCTCAACGTTGCAAATCACAAAGTCATCCCTAGTTGATTACAACGAGAGTAGAAGAAGGTCTTCTTTAGAGTCTAATGGGTCCAAGATCTCGATAAAcgcatcagcaacaacaataacaacaacttcagcagcaacagcaacggCAACGGCAGCAACGGCATCCCCACGAAACTCGATAACTTCAAATGGTTTTAGTCTCCCATTAACTACTTCTGTTGACTTGAACACCATTCCATTTTATGACACTTTGAAACTATCGCTCACGAAAGCAATTTATTTCTACGGTCAAAGCACGAGCGATACTGAGAATATGGTTCCCGATGTTGTTTACATTGAATGCATTTTAAGAAAACTCAACTTAATGGTGGCTAGTAGGATTGGAACTTCGTATGATTACATAATGGAAACTGTTATCAATCGCACTGGCACTGAGATAGCAACAGCGTTTCCAAGTAAGGATATTTTGTGCGATGTTGATAAAATATTTCTCCTCCAGCTTGTGGAGTTACCAATCGACGAGCAGTGCAGAATCTTTTCGTACATTGCAAAAGTTTATCGGAGTTTGGGTTTGTTTAGAAAAGAAGCTTTCGTTACGAGGTTCCAAATCCTAACATTGATGCCGCACTTGAACGTGCACAACTTACCCGAGGCGAAAAAGTTGATTGAGAGTTTATTCAAAATCTACAAGATTAATCTTGCTTGCGAAGGCACAGCCCACGATGCTCAACTTCATTCACAAGGAAGCTGGACTTCTTTACAGATACAGGTTTTACGTTTAGCATTAAACCTAGCTGAGCAATCTGAGGATGACGCGTTCCTCCAGGGGCTTTGCATTCTATTACTTACTCGATTCTCACACTGCCTTCCCTTCGATGACCAGTTGAAGTTGCGCGATAAAATGATTGGAAAAAAGGTAACCACAAAGCTTCCGTATTGGGATCCATTCTTGGTTCGTAAAGTTAAGTACGTTTCAACTAGAGCACTGCAAGATGTACACACCAGTACGCCAATACTTACTCGCAACAAGGAGATAATTTCTGAACCATTTTACGACCCTTACACTACTAATAAACTGGGTAGTCACAACAAGCCAGATTTGCCTAAAATCGATCATACCGTGATTGAAGGGGAGCTTCATCAACTTAAAATCTCGATGCAGAACCCGTTTGCCTTTGATCTCGATATTAATGATATCGAAGTTGTTAGTGAAGGAGTTCGTGTAGTAACGTTTCACGAGTTGACTCAAGTTGTAAATAGCTATTCGGCTGGAAACTCCATTGATACAAGTATTGcaaatttcaacaaattgcgtgttaaagaaaagagaactACAGTAACAAATACGGCCTCGCTGCTTTATGGTGGTGCTTCCACTCCTTTTGTACTACGCGCTATGTCAACAGAACAGTTTCTTGTCACTTTTAAAGCTACTGATGTGGGGAAGCTTGTGATTAAGGGATTTAATATTCAAGTTTGGCGTTGcgaaaaacaatttttccCTATAATCGACAAGGAGAAACGCAACGAACATGGCATAAAGTTGAAACTGGTTGTTTCAGAGCTTGGTGAGAATCTGCAACAGTTGGCTCTTGATAAACGGACGTTTGCATCGAAAGAGACAACGCACCTGTCTGATTTGAAGACAATTGATAGTTTGTTGGCAACTTTGCGAGCAAGTGCAACCACTGAACGAGTTAGTCATCGACATTTGGTTTTAAACGTTATACCGCCTCAACCAGTGCTTAGACTCAAGGATCTTCTGATACGTAATGGATGTGTTATGGTTCTTGAAGGTGAAAGCATTGACTTTACAGTAACTTTGGTAAATGAATCCATGGAAACAATCAACTAtttgtcattttcattttgggATACTGCCATTGAATTCTTCAATAACAAATTATATCAACTGCCATATTTGAAAGCTGATGAAGTTTACGAACTTGAGTGGCAGTTGTTGAATTTCAAGTCTTTTCGTGTGAAAAACAAGGACGTTTTGGGTGAAGTAATCAAACCAAAAGAGGAGCTTGTTATCGAGTTTGAACTTGTGGGCAGGAAGTTAATGAGCCAGCTGTTGATTTCATTGGACTATGCACACAAAACCGGCTCAGATTGTTTCACCAAACACTTGGATGTTCCAATCACTGTTTCGGTGATGCCAAGTGTGGAAATTGTTGGGTGTGATATTATACATGTTTTTCCAGATTCTATCCTCAATAAAAGCGTGGACTTTATCAACACTAAATTTGAAGCTGTTCAACGATTCATCAAAGAAGCGGGCGAAATCGACACAAGCGAGTATTGCATTCTTGTTTTGGATCTAAAGAATTTGTGGAACAACAAGATGCAATGCACCTTATCCTACGACAACTTTGAGTTTGTTTCTGATATTGAAATCAGCAAAACTGAgagattttttttaccaattcgtaaaatcaaatcattGGATTACAAGCAGATTCCATCGTTGCGTAATAAACAGTTTATAAAAGATTATAATTTGGGCGAACAAGAGGAAGAGCTCATGAAGAGATTGTTTTGGATTAGACAGCACGTGCTTGACAAGTTAAAGATAAGTTGGGAAACATACAAAAGACGTGGTTCAGTCAATTTGCGCAAGTTGATGATAACACCAAGAATGGCGTCAGTGATTGTGCTTGAAaatcttgttgttgagaaTCGAATTGTGACTGCAGAAGGGGAAGAAGTAGCAAGTGAGGCACTCAAGACAGATGAATTTTACATTCTAGAAACGAAAATAACCAATCGTCTCTCCAACCAAAGCCTTAGTGGTTTCATTAATCATTATCCAGCCGTTGACTTGGGTGGCACGAATGGTTCGAGTCGACAAATATCCACTGACCGCAAAATCCTTATTGAAGGGGTTTTACAAAAGTTGTGCCCCGTGGTGAAGCCCAACTCGTCAATAATCTCTAAGCTCAGCTTCATCATAGTTGAGAGAGGCGAATATGTATGGGACACGGTTTTTGAGTCAAAAGATAGTCGTTTCATTTCAAAAAAGCC